The DNA window AATTTCGCTGTCCGGAGCGATTGTGAACGACCGAACCGACCACACCCCAGGTTTTTACGGCAAGCTCCCGGAACTCGGAGATTTCGTCAGCCGCCGCGCGCCCGGCGAATTCGTCCGGCCATGGGATCTGTGGCTACGCGAATCGCTCGCGAGCAGTCGCGCGCAACTCGGTGAGGACTGGCTGGACATCTATCTGACCAGCCCATTGTGGCGCTTCGTCCTGACCCCTGGAATCGCCGGGCAGAGCGCATGGGCCGGGATCCTGATGCCGAGCGTCGATCGCGTGGGACGCTATTTCCCCTTGACCCTGGCCTGTCCGCTGAACAGCGACACCGACCTCGTCGACCTCCTCTGCGAGCCCTCCTGGTTCGAGCGCGCGGAAACCCTGGCGCTAACCGGACTGGAAGGCGATTGTACCGTCGAGACCTTCGATGCTCAGGTCATGGCGCTCGGCGCGCCGGACTCCAGGTTGCGCGCGAGCGGCGAACCAGCGTCCGGCAATCCTCGCTCCAACGCCTGGCGCTTGCCCGCCGCATCTCCCGCCGAGGTGCTTCGCGCCTGCCCGAACCTGCTCTCGCATGCACTCGATCAGATGTTCTGTGCCTATAGTCTCTGGTGGTCAAGCGGCTCGGATCGGGTCGCACCGTCTTTTCTGACCTGCCAGGGTTTGCCGCCGCCGGAGGGTTTCAGCGCGCTGCTCGCGGGAGACTGGAGCCGCGGGGATTGGTGGGAACTGGCACGCCCTGGCCTCGGCGCCGCTCGGCGCGAGGAGCCATGTCAACAGAACGACACTCAGTCCATCGTTGTCGATCCGGAGGCACCATGAATTTGCAAACACCCGCTTGTCGTTGGATTTCGGGGGGCGCGACCGACACCGGAAAAACCCGCAAGATCAACCAGGACGCCTATCTTGACCGACCCGATCTCGGGCTCTGGGCCGTCGCCGACGGCATGGGCGGCCACCGTGACGGCGGGATGGCAAGCCGTCTGCTCGTCGATCGGCTCGGCCAGCTCGCGCATCCGCAACTGCTCGGCGCCGCCGCCGAAACCGTCAGCAGAATCATCGAGGACACCAACCGCCACCTGGTCGATGAAGCGGCCAGGCAAGGCGGCGAGATCATCGGCAGCACCATCGTCGCCGTGATGGCGGTCGGCGATCACTGCGCCATCCTCTGGGCCGGCGACAGCCGCGCCTATCGGTTGCGCAAAGGCGATCTCACCCAACTCACGCTCGACCATACCCAGGTCCAGGAAATGGTCGAACAGGGCCTGCTGACCCGCGCGCAGGCGGATCTGCACCCGCTCTCCAATGTCCTCGTGCGCGCGGTCGGGGGCGACGTCGAACTGAAGGTCGACCGGCGCGTCGAGGCGCTGCTCGACGGCGACCGGTATCTGCTTTGCAGCGACGGACTGCTCAAGGAAGTGACAGAGGACAGGATCGCCCGGATGCTCGACCAACCCGATCCTCGGGAAACCGCCCAGTCTCTGGTCCAGGCGGCCTGCGACGCGGGCGGACGCGATAATGTCACGGTGGTCGTAATGGAT is part of the Thiocystis violascens DSM 198 genome and encodes:
- the tagF gene encoding type VI secretion system-associated protein TagF, with the translated sequence MNDRTDHTPGFYGKLPELGDFVSRRAPGEFVRPWDLWLRESLASSRAQLGEDWLDIYLTSPLWRFVLTPGIAGQSAWAGILMPSVDRVGRYFPLTLACPLNSDTDLVDLLCEPSWFERAETLALTGLEGDCTVETFDAQVMALGAPDSRLRASGEPASGNPRSNAWRLPAASPAEVLRACPNLLSHALDQMFCAYSLWWSSGSDRVAPSFLTCQGLPPPEGFSALLAGDWSRGDWWELARPGLGAARREEPCQQNDTQSIVVDPEAP
- a CDS encoding PP2C family protein-serine/threonine phosphatase encodes the protein MNLQTPACRWISGGATDTGKTRKINQDAYLDRPDLGLWAVADGMGGHRDGGMASRLLVDRLGQLAHPQLLGAAAETVSRIIEDTNRHLVDEAARQGGEIIGSTIVAVMAVGDHCAILWAGDSRAYRLRKGDLTQLTLDHTQVQEMVEQGLLTRAQADLHPLSNVLVRAVGGDVELKVDRRVEALLDGDRYLLCSDGLLKEVTEDRIARMLDQPDPRETAQSLVQAACDAGGRDNVTVVVMDYRCA